The following are encoded together in the Candidatus Eisenbacteria bacterium genome:
- a CDS encoding aspartate kinase, which produces MPLLVQKYGGTSVGSPERIHHVAERIVRTRRGGAELVVVVSAMGDATDDLIDLSRKVSARSHPREMDMLLTAGERISMALVSMAVNDRGQEAVSFTGSQSGIVTDTSHTRAKILEVRADRIREELKRGRVVIVAGFQGVSKDREVTTLGRGGSDTTAVALAAALQASECEIYTDVDGVYTADPRVVPGARKIARLSYDEMLELASLGAKVLHNRSVEIARRFDVPLHVRSSFNWNEGSRVVRGDSMEHVVIRGIAHDADVAKIVLVGVPDRPGIASEIFQAVGGQGVNVRMIVQASGSDGRNDVTFTVGSHDVNAVRPVLEEVRKKIGARSFLYDPDVAMLSVVGEGLATSPGTAGRVFAALAAAGVNIDVISTSSITITCVVRQADAERAVRSLHEALELEQEP; this is translated from the coding sequence ATGCCGCTGCTGGTTCAAAAGTACGGTGGGACCTCCGTCGGGTCGCCGGAGCGGATCCACCACGTTGCGGAGCGCATCGTGCGGACGCGCCGCGGAGGCGCGGAATTGGTCGTGGTCGTATCCGCGATGGGGGATGCCACCGACGATCTGATCGATCTCTCGCGCAAGGTCTCGGCCCGCTCCCATCCCCGCGAGATGGACATGCTCCTGACCGCGGGGGAGCGGATCTCGATGGCGCTCGTGTCCATGGCTGTGAACGACCGCGGCCAGGAGGCGGTCTCGTTCACCGGCTCCCAGAGCGGCATCGTGACCGACACGTCCCACACGCGCGCGAAAATTCTCGAGGTCCGGGCGGACCGGATTCGCGAGGAGCTGAAACGCGGCAGGGTGGTGATCGTGGCGGGGTTCCAGGGTGTGAGCAAGGACCGCGAGGTCACCACCCTCGGGCGAGGTGGGTCGGATACGACCGCGGTCGCGCTCGCCGCGGCCCTCCAAGCCTCGGAATGCGAGATCTATACCGACGTGGACGGGGTATATACGGCAGACCCGCGGGTCGTTCCCGGGGCGCGCAAGATCGCCCGGCTCTCCTATGACGAGATGCTGGAGCTGGCCTCCCTTGGCGCCAAGGTGCTGCACAACCGCTCGGTCGAGATCGCGCGCCGGTTCGACGTGCCGCTTCACGTCCGGTCGAGCTTCAACTGGAACGAAGGATCCCGAGTCGTGAGGGGGGATTCGATGGAACACGTTGTGATCCGTGGCATCGCGCACGATGCCGATGTGGCGAAGATCGTTTTGGTCGGCGTTCCCGACCGGCCCGGCATCGCGTCCGAAATCTTCCAGGCGGTCGGCGGCCAGGGCGTCAACGTCCGGATGATCGTGCAGGCCAGCGGATCGGACGGACGAAACGACGTGACCTTCACCGTGGGCTCCCATGATGTGAACGCCGTGCGTCCCGTGCTCGAAGAGGTCCGGAAGAAGATCGGCGCTCGCTCCTTCCTCTACGACCCCGACGTGGCGATGCTGTCGGTCGTGGGCGAAGGGCTCGCGACCTCCCCGGGCACCGCGGGGCGGGTCTTCGCCGCGCTCGCCGCGGCCGGCGTGAACATCGACGTGATCAGCACCTCGTCGATCACGATCACCTGTGTGGTCCGCCAGGCCGATGCCGAGCGGGCGGTCCGGTCGCTGCACGAAGCACTCGAGCTGGAGCAGGAGCCATAA
- a CDS encoding TonB family protein: protein MRFRDRPSVLRRGAAPPGGRACFWFLAFGCGIHLALLSLLWIKIAPGKEYAIAGTTGPQSRSRLIRITPLRSFPAPEASAEEAPKARPKPALMKRYQPGAQVVIKQERIPPKKGPKEEPKPSPREVTPSPAVDLVPRWYSPDSSRATSVQTEGDFRFAYYLAALRNKIGSRWVPPQGMDAGRPVRTVVYFRIGRDGQVSLTQIENSSGYAFFDQTALRALLSATPLPPLPAGYMDQYLGVHFGFEFAQ, encoded by the coding sequence ATGCGGTTCCGTGATCGGCCGTCGGTCCTCAGGCGGGGCGCCGCGCCGCCGGGCGGGAGAGCCTGCTTTTGGTTTCTCGCGTTCGGCTGCGGGATTCACCTCGCGCTCCTGAGCCTCCTCTGGATCAAGATCGCTCCCGGGAAGGAGTACGCGATCGCGGGCACGACCGGGCCCCAATCCCGGTCGCGCTTGATCCGCATCACCCCGCTCCGGAGCTTCCCGGCGCCCGAGGCGTCCGCCGAGGAGGCGCCCAAGGCGCGCCCCAAGCCCGCCCTCATGAAGCGCTACCAGCCCGGGGCGCAGGTCGTGATCAAGCAGGAGCGCATACCCCCGAAGAAGGGACCCAAGGAGGAGCCAAAACCCTCGCCGCGCGAGGTCACGCCCTCGCCGGCGGTGGATCTCGTGCCGCGGTGGTACTCCCCCGATTCCTCGCGCGCCACCAGCGTCCAGACCGAGGGGGACTTTCGCTTCGCCTACTACCTCGCCGCCCTCCGGAACAAGATCGGCTCGCGCTGGGTACCGCCTCAAGGCATGGACGCCGGGCGGCCGGTCCGCACCGTCGTCTATTTTCGGATCGGGCGTGACGGCCAGGTCTCGCTCACCCAAATCGAAAATTCGTCCGGATACGCCTTCTTCGACCAAACGGCTCTGCGCGCGCTCCTGAGCGCGACACCGCTCCCGCCCCTGCCGGCGGGGTACATGGACCAATACCTAGGAGTCCACTTTGGATTCGAATTCGCCCAGTAG
- the thrB gene encoding homoserine kinase has translation MHRHRAWAQGSGAGGLGFEGGRESRGRPRRASEDHPRVIPTLATQEGDRPRKKKRAPARPTRWSAVAPASTSNLGPGFDCLGLALRLPMRVSAARIPSGFSIRRLGEGSDLAIDPQHDKVLGAFRHLFRIAREPVPTVALTIRSEIPLARGLGSSAAAIVAGLTLANHWLGGPYARDEIFREAIRLEGHPDNVAPAIFGGLTLSMPRLDGSVEALHLRVPRDLALTLVIPALHVSTEKARALLPSSLPLPFAAGNTARAMALTHALSTRRFELLAEALRDVYHVPYRARLIPGFDRVVEAGCRAGAYGVTISGSGPTLLAFHAPRLGARIGRAMVRAFARHRVKARAAPGRIATKGAVARTHL, from the coding sequence GTGCACCGTCACCGGGCATGGGCTCAAGGATCCGGAGCGGGCGGTCTCGGTTTCGAGGGCGGTCGAGAAAGTCGAGGACGACCCCGGCGTGCTTCGGAGGATCATCCTCGAGTGATCCCGACGCTCGCGACGCAGGAGGGCGATCGTCCGCGCAAGAAGAAGCGCGCGCCGGCCCGGCCGACGCGCTGGAGCGCCGTGGCGCCGGCCTCGACCTCGAACCTAGGGCCCGGGTTCGACTGCCTTGGCTTGGCGCTCAGGCTCCCCATGAGGGTCTCGGCCGCGAGGATCCCCTCCGGGTTCTCGATCCGCCGCCTGGGAGAAGGCAGCGATCTCGCGATCGATCCGCAGCACGACAAGGTGCTCGGCGCGTTCCGGCACCTCTTTCGGATCGCGCGGGAGCCGGTCCCGACGGTCGCCCTCACGATCCGCTCCGAGATCCCGCTCGCGCGCGGCCTGGGCTCGAGCGCCGCGGCGATCGTCGCCGGGTTGACCCTGGCGAATCACTGGCTGGGCGGGCCCTACGCGCGCGACGAGATTTTCCGCGAGGCGATCCGCCTCGAGGGGCACCCCGACAACGTGGCCCCGGCGATTTTCGGCGGGCTCACGCTCTCCATGCCCCGTCTCGACGGGAGCGTGGAGGCGCTCCACCTTCGCGTCCCCCGCGACCTCGCGCTCACGCTCGTCATCCCCGCGCTCCATGTGAGCACCGAGAAGGCCCGCGCGCTCCTTCCCTCCTCGTTGCCGCTGCCCTTCGCCGCGGGCAACACGGCCCGCGCGATGGCCCTGACGCACGCCCTCTCGACCCGCCGCTTCGAACTCTTGGCCGAAGCGCTCCGGGACGTGTACCATGTGCCCTACCGCGCGCGGCTGATTCCCGGGTTTGATCGAGTGGTGGAGGCGGGGTGCCGCGCCGGGGCATACGGCGTCACGATCAGCGGAAGCGGTCCGACCCTCCTGGCGTTTCACGCGCCGCGGCTCGGTGCGCGCATCGGCCGGGCGATGGTTCGCGCCTTCGCCCGCCACCGCGTGAAGGCGCGCGCGGCTCCGGGGCGCATCGCGACGAAGGGCGCCGTTGCTCGGACCCATCTCTAG
- a CDS encoding threonine synthase, which produces MSAGRGGTREPAAPWRGVVREFRGILPEIPEDAVITLLEGGTPLVPAPGLSRRAGADVDLHVKIEGQNPTGSFKDRGMTVAVSRAKARGARAVLCASTGNTSASAAAYAARGGLRCVVVIPEGQIALGKLAQAMIYGARVLAIRGNFDRALELVRAMSEEGSVVVVNSINPDRIQGQKTVAYEVVQALGGRVPDAHALPVGNAGNITATWRGYEEQAAASGASGGPASAGERPKMLGFQAEGAAPIVRGARVEAPETIATAIKIGNPASWKGALDARDRSGGLIEMVTDDEILGAYRALAEVEGIFVEPASAASVAGVLKLGAQGRLRGLRTIVCTVTGHGLKDPERAVSVSRAVEKVEDDPGVLRRIILE; this is translated from the coding sequence ATGAGCGCAGGACGGGGGGGGACCCGGGAACCGGCGGCGCCGTGGCGCGGGGTCGTGCGGGAATTCCGCGGCATTCTGCCGGAGATCCCCGAGGACGCGGTGATCACGCTCCTCGAAGGGGGGACGCCGCTCGTCCCCGCGCCGGGGCTTTCGCGCCGGGCCGGCGCGGACGTCGATCTTCACGTGAAGATCGAGGGGCAGAATCCGACGGGCTCCTTCAAGGACCGCGGAATGACGGTCGCGGTCTCGCGCGCGAAGGCGCGGGGCGCCCGCGCGGTGCTCTGCGCCTCGACCGGCAACACCTCCGCGTCGGCGGCGGCGTACGCCGCGCGCGGCGGGCTTCGCTGCGTGGTCGTGATCCCGGAGGGGCAGATCGCGCTGGGGAAGCTGGCGCAGGCAATGATCTACGGGGCGCGCGTGCTCGCGATCCGCGGGAATTTCGACCGCGCGCTGGAGCTGGTGCGCGCCATGTCCGAGGAGGGCAGCGTGGTGGTGGTCAACTCCATCAACCCGGACCGCATCCAGGGACAGAAAACCGTGGCCTACGAGGTGGTGCAGGCGCTCGGAGGCCGCGTGCCCGACGCCCACGCCCTTCCGGTCGGAAACGCGGGGAACATCACCGCCACCTGGAGGGGGTACGAGGAGCAGGCGGCCGCGTCGGGGGCGTCCGGCGGCCCGGCCTCGGCCGGGGAGCGGCCCAAGATGCTCGGATTTCAGGCTGAGGGCGCGGCCCCGATCGTGCGCGGCGCCCGGGTGGAGGCGCCTGAGACGATCGCGACCGCGATCAAGATCGGAAACCCCGCCTCGTGGAAGGGCGCGCTGGACGCGCGCGACCGCTCGGGGGGCCTTATCGAGATGGTGACCGACGACGAGATCCTGGGCGCGTACAGGGCCCTCGCCGAGGTGGAGGGGATCTTCGTCGAGCCCGCCTCGGCCGCGAGCGTCGCGGGGGTCCTGAAGCTGGGCGCGCAGGGACGGCTCCGGGGGCTCCGCACGATCGTGTGCACCGTCACCGGGCATGGGCTCAAGGATCCGGAGCGGGCGGTCTCGGTTTCGAGGGCGGTCGAGAAAGTCGAGGACGACCCCGGCGTGCTTCGGAGGATCATCCTCGAGTGA